A window of the Pseudoalteromonas sp. A25 genome harbors these coding sequences:
- a CDS encoding beta-ketoacyl synthase N-terminal-like domain-containing protein, whose amino-acid sequence METVTGLEVAIVGMAARVPGANSIDEYWENLLAGKDVLKMQQQRYPDQSGNLGGVLDNVHGFDAAFFDVAAREACLMDPQLRQSLEVSWHALEDAGLINQRTDAHVGVYAGAPTSAYLTYGISNKDKLDSAVEIDELIHHNSQELFASKLAYQLGVNGPALSLTTGCSTSFVLLHYACLALNSGDCETALVVASRIGYPHYEGYTATPGGPLSPDGLCRPFANNATGMVPGSGALAVVLKRYEEALEDGDRIYAVIRGSALNNDGRDKLGFAAPSVNGQTHVAQQAMMNADIEPHDVSYVEAHGTGTELGDGVELRALQQAYGQTMPSQSCALGSVKGNIGHLDAASGLASLVKVSLMLHHRTLLPTINCEAPLEQLNAPSSAFYVQREAEPWPESKALIAGLNIFGIGGTNGHVLLQGANATHSTATENKNHVLFLSGKDPQAVLRNRDALCAWLRKHPHCNLKQLSWTLLNCKEPMRYRSAVSVSSLQQLQALKALSDNDISKAEPSPTLGIEAITSEQLIILERLFERDETLNWQFKQHLCESGAQLDAISKSASMWHELRIKVEESETINNLLNRAVWLSVLSHLSHMGIEFKSIQASGVMFITVAELAGVLTSTQALGLLHNKSIENAQNLPNSARYALACNDSVEPVTAQHWQQEAFWQALCDARENTRVTSSSCHTLTLETDLYAMAAQLWMQGVTIDSQAHFNEQLAPLSVPGYAFATTRYKLPLHTKQSTLWRAQQWLKVVPQKQQNHILLLMPKGEAANKVQRCVSANDTHLWFIYQADQFSAANDNVLFGDLTQVAHLQRIEAHVKHIVDASCCWVDARLSDISPKFDGLLNAMVDSELRRSWQALDIHLLRDSKRWSLLYIASSEAAYQSNALMGQYLLDFFLHSYQDLALQQAPKTVWCAAPKGAFKRTGKETVSGSLLSQVANSKAEQFKIMHKQLFCSTYTPFKPTAKAATGDSKVVLLGIEQANGVAIASALPALCDKVHVVLPQDFPAQTAWQQWLSAHVEGNLYSKIIVLLSGWLKEGVRCSWHIDNKANRPLHKQLALLDSDICINLLGTDNALSQPDILLSHLERQQATGQLLTKLMSKNPLVSSLVLLQGPCPAGLTSGAQLWHHTSSQAFSSIIFANKELSPDDVAECLNALAYPTHKVLIDDMLVSSVSSASLVKQAQQCNEQQYAPRPELAQPFCEPVSALEQQIAQIWQSYFYLAPIGRDDDFFDLHGHSLLALKIVNRINAQCATQLTLQDVLENPTIARLSELVKINMPVQQKERSDEY is encoded by the coding sequence ATGGAAACGGTAACGGGGCTAGAAGTTGCAATTGTCGGTATGGCTGCTCGGGTGCCTGGGGCAAACTCAATAGATGAATATTGGGAAAATTTGCTGGCAGGCAAAGATGTCCTAAAAATGCAGCAACAACGATATCCCGATCAAAGTGGTAATTTGGGCGGGGTATTAGACAATGTGCATGGCTTTGATGCGGCATTTTTTGATGTTGCGGCACGCGAAGCCTGCTTAATGGACCCTCAGCTTCGACAAAGTTTAGAAGTTAGTTGGCATGCCTTAGAAGATGCTGGTTTGATTAACCAGCGCACTGATGCGCATGTTGGCGTATATGCAGGCGCCCCAACCAGTGCTTATTTAACCTATGGTATTAGCAATAAAGATAAGTTAGACAGCGCGGTAGAAATTGATGAGTTAATCCATCATAACTCGCAAGAGTTGTTTGCCAGCAAGCTTGCTTATCAGCTGGGGGTAAACGGACCTGCATTGTCGTTGACAACTGGGTGTTCCACGTCATTTGTGCTATTGCATTACGCGTGTTTAGCATTGAATAGTGGTGACTGTGAAACCGCGCTGGTGGTTGCCAGTCGTATTGGGTATCCCCATTATGAAGGCTACACAGCAACGCCCGGTGGACCGCTTAGCCCTGATGGTTTATGTCGACCTTTTGCCAATAATGCGACTGGTATGGTGCCTGGTAGTGGCGCGTTGGCAGTGGTGCTTAAGCGCTATGAAGAGGCACTTGAAGATGGTGACCGCATTTATGCGGTGATAAGAGGCAGCGCACTGAACAATGATGGACGTGACAAGTTGGGCTTTGCGGCACCGTCGGTCAATGGTCAAACACACGTGGCTCAGCAAGCGATGATGAACGCCGACATTGAGCCGCATGACGTGTCTTATGTAGAGGCGCATGGCACAGGCACTGAGCTGGGCGACGGTGTTGAGTTAAGAGCACTGCAACAAGCCTATGGTCAAACTATGCCAAGCCAATCTTGTGCACTGGGGTCGGTTAAAGGCAACATTGGCCATCTCGATGCGGCATCGGGCTTGGCTAGTTTGGTTAAAGTGAGCTTGATGCTACACCATCGCACATTGCTGCCCACCATTAATTGTGAAGCGCCGCTTGAGCAATTAAATGCACCAAGCAGTGCGTTTTACGTGCAACGAGAGGCCGAGCCTTGGCCTGAGTCTAAAGCGTTGATTGCTGGGTTGAACATTTTTGGGATCGGCGGCACGAATGGTCATGTGCTATTACAAGGTGCCAACGCGACTCATTCAACAGCGACAGAAAACAAAAATCATGTTTTATTTTTAAGTGGCAAAGACCCACAAGCGGTGTTGCGTAATAGAGATGCTTTATGTGCTTGGCTGCGCAAACACCCACACTGTAACTTAAAACAATTAAGTTGGACTTTACTCAATTGCAAAGAGCCGATGCGTTATCGCAGCGCAGTCAGTGTCTCATCTTTGCAGCAGTTGCAAGCGCTCAAGGCATTGTCTGACAACGATATATCCAAAGCAGAACCATCACCTACGCTTGGTATTGAGGCGATTACGAGCGAGCAGTTGATCATCTTGGAGCGGTTATTTGAGCGCGATGAAACACTTAACTGGCAATTTAAACAGCACCTTTGTGAGTCTGGGGCGCAATTAGATGCGATAAGTAAGTCGGCGTCAATGTGGCACGAGTTACGAATAAAAGTAGAAGAAAGCGAAACAATCAATAATTTGCTGAACCGCGCGGTTTGGCTGAGTGTGTTATCGCATTTATCACACATGGGGATAGAGTTTAAAAGTATCCAAGCGTCGGGTGTGATGTTTATCACAGTTGCTGAATTGGCTGGGGTGTTAACATCAACACAAGCACTGGGTTTACTCCATAATAAAAGCATCGAAAATGCGCAAAATTTGCCTAATAGTGCTCGTTATGCACTGGCTTGTAATGACTCGGTTGAGCCAGTAACCGCGCAACATTGGCAGCAAGAAGCGTTTTGGCAAGCATTATGTGACGCTCGAGAAAACACGCGCGTAACTTCTTCATCATGTCATACATTAACTTTAGAAACTGATTTATATGCCATGGCAGCACAGCTTTGGATGCAAGGTGTGACGATTGATAGCCAAGCGCACTTCAACGAACAGTTAGCGCCCTTATCTGTGCCGGGATATGCTTTTGCAACAACACGCTATAAGTTACCTTTGCATACAAAACAAAGCACGCTTTGGCGCGCGCAGCAGTGGCTCAAAGTTGTGCCGCAAAAGCAGCAAAATCACATTTTACTGTTGATGCCAAAGGGAGAGGCCGCCAACAAAGTGCAGCGCTGTGTTAGCGCCAACGACACGCACTTGTGGTTTATCTATCAGGCAGATCAGTTTAGCGCAGCAAATGACAATGTACTGTTTGGCGATTTAACGCAAGTTGCGCATTTGCAGCGCATAGAAGCGCATGTAAAACATATTGTTGATGCATCGTGTTGCTGGGTTGATGCTCGGTTGAGTGATATCTCGCCAAAATTTGATGGCCTGTTAAATGCGATGGTGGACAGCGAGCTACGTCGCAGTTGGCAAGCGCTTGATATCCATCTGCTGCGTGATAGTAAGCGATGGTCACTTCTGTACATAGCATCGAGTGAGGCGGCTTATCAAAGCAATGCGCTAATGGGGCAGTATTTACTCGATTTCTTCTTGCACAGTTATCAAGATTTGGCATTACAGCAAGCGCCAAAAACTGTGTGGTGTGCAGCACCAAAGGGCGCATTTAAACGCACAGGTAAAGAAACTGTTAGCGGCTCTTTGTTAAGCCAGGTGGCAAACAGCAAAGCTGAGCAGTTTAAAATCATGCATAAGCAACTCTTTTGCTCTACCTACACGCCGTTTAAACCCACAGCAAAGGCAGCCACTGGCGATAGTAAAGTTGTGTTATTAGGAATTGAACAAGCCAATGGGGTGGCAATCGCGTCAGCCTTGCCAGCATTGTGTGACAAGGTTCATGTGGTGTTACCGCAAGATTTTCCTGCGCAAACAGCATGGCAGCAATGGTTATCGGCGCATGTTGAGGGAAATTTGTATAGCAAAATCATTGTGCTGCTTAGCGGTTGGCTTAAAGAAGGGGTTCGTTGTTCTTGGCATATTGATAATAAAGCGAATCGACCTTTGCACAAACAGCTTGCGTTGCTCGACAGTGACATATGCATCAATTTATTGGGCACCGATAACGCATTAAGTCAGCCAGATATTTTGCTATCACATTTAGAGCGACAACAAGCAACTGGCCAGTTGCTAACAAAGTTAATGTCAAAGAACCCACTAGTAAGTTCGCTGGTATTATTGCAAGGCCCCTGTCCAGCTGGCTTAACAAGTGGTGCGCAATTGTGGCATCACACATCTAGCCAGGCATTTTCAAGTATTATTTTTGCCAATAAGGAGCTAAGTCCTGATGATGTGGCAGAGTGTCTTAACGCTTTAGCTTATCCTACACACAAAGTGCTTATTGATGACATGTTAGTCAGCAGTGTTTCGTCTGCCTCGTTAGTTAAGCAGGCCCAACAATGCAATGAGCAGCAATATGCGCCTCGACCCGAGTTGGCACAGCCTTTCTGTGAGCCGGTAAGTGCGCTTGAACAGCAAATTGCGCAGATCTGGCAAAGCTATTTTTATTTAGCACCGATTGGTCGTGATGACGATTTTTTTGACTTACATGGACATTCTTTACTCGCGCTCAAAATTGTCAATCGTATTAATGCGCAATGTGCAACGCAGCTTACTTTACAAGATGTACTTGAAAACCCAACGATTGCTAGGCTCAGTGAGTTAGTCAAAATCAACATGCCTGTGCAACAAAAGGAGCGTAGTGATGAGTATTAG
- a CDS encoding condensation domain-containing protein, translating into MSISIENNRQVLPLTNGQLSFWFIYHMTKETANHFLPYEFEGPLRADFLERVLNVLLQDNEILRSSISDWCAVQYIHPYEYFHLPYEDLSGMCEQGRAAALGALFLKYSAPNFDLMKAPLLRACLVKTAPEKHLLMLVTPHFAMDGAALYQMDNELRSLYQKALQGQPLRTSRKLGLAEYVTQEQSIRSAQSQQASAFWQQQLGKTKPTYLASDLLDISNRSRRGIFIPLNDAQLQVIGRWCSKHKLTQQMVFLALIGKVMAKVSGNHSLCLTTVQENRDIDGARELFGALLTSLPIPLQITEKQSLTELFLQVKQTTLAVYEYRHVPWSVPLSMLARSKLKKQPWWLKAISKVSGWYHRISKQAGLYPQALMDFAAIAASDMAEDKKIARFGPQHQALTINVNMLPSFYEHAAQVQSTEQSEQACEITLRRELDFPVPQDDSEWEQNVLNFYIEKHALKGFGIRLSHQCLTPHAEQILRDELYGLLLQSSDVASPLVQEA; encoded by the coding sequence ATGAGTATTAGTATTGAGAACAACAGGCAGGTTTTACCACTTACTAATGGGCAACTCAGTTTTTGGTTTATTTACCACATGACCAAAGAAACGGCGAATCACTTCTTACCTTATGAGTTTGAAGGGCCGTTACGAGCAGACTTCTTGGAGCGTGTGCTCAACGTTTTGTTGCAAGATAACGAGATCCTCCGTTCATCTATAAGTGACTGGTGCGCCGTACAATATATTCATCCTTATGAGTACTTTCACTTACCCTATGAAGATTTAAGCGGTATGTGTGAGCAAGGCAGAGCAGCCGCTTTGGGTGCGCTATTTTTAAAATATAGTGCCCCTAATTTTGATTTAATGAAAGCGCCGCTATTGCGAGCGTGTTTGGTTAAAACGGCCCCAGAGAAACATTTACTTATGTTGGTAACCCCTCACTTCGCAATGGACGGCGCGGCGCTTTATCAAATGGACAATGAGTTGCGGTCGTTGTATCAAAAAGCGCTGCAAGGGCAGCCCTTAAGGACGAGCCGAAAGTTAGGGTTGGCTGAATATGTGACGCAAGAGCAATCCATTCGCAGTGCTCAAAGTCAACAGGCGAGTGCCTTTTGGCAGCAACAGCTGGGTAAAACCAAACCGACTTATTTAGCGTCCGATTTATTGGATATCAGCAATCGTTCGCGGCGTGGCATTTTTATCCCATTGAATGACGCTCAGTTGCAAGTGATTGGACGTTGGTGCTCTAAACACAAGCTAACACAGCAGATGGTGTTTTTAGCATTGATTGGCAAAGTGATGGCTAAAGTTTCTGGCAATCACAGTTTATGTTTAACAACGGTGCAAGAAAACCGCGATATTGACGGTGCGCGTGAGCTATTTGGCGCGCTACTCACTTCTTTACCCATACCGCTGCAGATCACCGAGAAACAATCTCTTACTGAGTTGTTTTTACAAGTTAAACAGACAACGCTTGCGGTATATGAATATCGTCACGTGCCTTGGAGTGTACCTTTATCTATGCTAGCTCGTAGCAAACTGAAGAAGCAACCTTGGTGGCTAAAGGCAATAAGCAAAGTAAGTGGATGGTATCACCGTATCAGCAAACAAGCAGGGTTGTATCCACAGGCGCTTATGGATTTTGCTGCAATTGCCGCCAGTGATATGGCAGAAGATAAAAAAATAGCCCGGTTTGGGCCTCAGCATCAAGCGCTGACTATTAATGTAAATATGTTGCCTTCATTTTACGAACACGCAGCGCAGGTGCAATCTACTGAGCAAAGTGAACAAGCGTGTGAAATTACTTTGCGCCGTGAGTTAGATTTCCCAGTCCCCCAAGATGATAGCGAATGGGAGCAGAATGTACTGAACTTTTACATTGAAAAACATGCACTTAAAGGTTTTGGGATCCGCCTTTCTCATCAGTGTTTGACACCTCACGCAGAGCAGATTTTACGTGACGAGTTGTATGGACTGTTGTTGCAAAGCTCGGATGTGGCATCGCCGTTAGTACAAGAAGCTTAA
- a CDS encoding alpha/beta hydrolase family protein, which produces MHSIIKIAIAFLIALLVAVMWLSSYERYAIKFVSQQDSLYGSLVLPKQSTEQPVPVVIFVHGDGPISSGSYGYYHPLWQALADAGVASLSWDKQGVGGSEGHWLGLNMEQRADALSAAIDWISQQPHLDSERIGVIGFSQAGWVIPQVLAKDERLKYAIMVSTAVNWVQQGHFQTVQRLKSQGQEGALLAQNLDFNSALDALLKQGVSYKAYQQFMAQNAPESYGAKVMNKVRYEFVVNNMLVDASASLTKIQQPVLALFGDSDAVVDVNHSISTYQRSLSGPFSYKVYENADHGIFKNAYFSDIRKDSIWFGVKMNWLGAKGFSDQFIDDVLNWVTTHTQAETLGVNNNDR; this is translated from the coding sequence ATGCACTCAATAATAAAAATCGCCATCGCGTTTTTAATTGCTTTGCTTGTCGCTGTTATGTGGCTTTCAAGCTACGAGCGATATGCAATTAAATTCGTCAGCCAACAAGATAGTTTGTATGGCTCTTTGGTACTGCCTAAGCAAAGTACTGAGCAGCCAGTGCCCGTGGTGATTTTTGTACATGGTGATGGGCCTATATCCAGTGGTAGCTATGGCTATTATCATCCGCTTTGGCAGGCCCTTGCTGATGCAGGGGTCGCCTCGTTATCTTGGGATAAACAAGGTGTTGGTGGATCTGAAGGTCATTGGCTAGGCCTTAACATGGAGCAACGCGCTGATGCACTTAGCGCAGCCATTGATTGGATATCGCAACAACCACACTTAGATAGTGAGCGTATTGGGGTGATTGGCTTTTCACAAGCCGGCTGGGTTATCCCGCAGGTTTTGGCCAAAGATGAGCGACTCAAATACGCCATTATGGTATCTACGGCGGTTAATTGGGTGCAGCAGGGCCATTTTCAAACGGTTCAGCGATTAAAGTCTCAAGGTCAAGAAGGGGCGTTACTTGCGCAAAACCTCGATTTTAACTCAGCCTTAGATGCGCTTTTAAAGCAAGGTGTTTCCTACAAAGCTTACCAACAATTTATGGCGCAAAATGCGCCCGAGAGTTATGGCGCTAAGGTGATGAATAAAGTGCGCTACGAGTTTGTGGTTAACAACATGCTTGTTGATGCCAGTGCTTCGCTGACGAAAATACAACAACCGGTATTGGCATTATTTGGCGACTCGGACGCAGTGGTAGATGTAAACCACAGCATTAGTACTTATCAACGAAGTTTGTCAGGCCCTTTTAGCTACAAAGTGTATGAAAATGCCGATCATGGCATATTTAAAAACGCGTATTTTTCTGATATCCGCAAAGACTCAATTTGGTTTGGCGTCAAAATGAATTGGTTAGGAGCTAAGGGGTTCTCTGATCAATTTATTGATGATGTGCTCAATTGGGTAACGACGCACACTCAAGCAGAAACACTAGGAGTAAACAATAATGACCGATAA